One Setaria italica strain Yugu1 chromosome I, Setaria_italica_v2.0, whole genome shotgun sequence DNA window includes the following coding sequences:
- the LOC101763554 gene encoding uncharacterized protein LOC101763554, with the protein MAEGPSKMESMRKWVVEHKLRAVGCLWLTGISSSIAYNWSRPNMKPSVKIIHARLHAQALTLAALVGSACVEYYDNKYGSSGPKVDKYTSQYLAHSHKD; encoded by the exons ATGGCGGAGGGCCCGAGCAAGATGGAATCCATGAGGAAGTGGGTCGTCGAGCACAAGCTCCGTGCCGTAG GTTGCCTCTGGCTCACTGGGATCAGCAGTTCGATCGCCTACAACTGGTCGCGGCCCAATATGAAGCCTAGCGTCAAGATCATCCACGCAAG GTTGCATGCGCAGGCTCTAACCCTTGCTGCATTGGTTGGTTCTGCATGTGTGGAGTACTATGATAACAAATATGGTTCTTCTGGGCCTAAGGTGGACAAGTACACAAGCCAATACCTGGCACACTCGCATAAAGATTAA
- the LOC101763962 gene encoding pentatricopeptide repeat-containing protein At4g14850, whose protein sequence is MRTPETIGPLLARYGASRSLLAGAHLHSHLLKSGLLAACRNHLISFYSRCRLPRAARAVFDEIPDPCHVSWSSLVTAYSNNSMPREALGAFRAMRSRGVRCNEFALPVVLKCAPDARLGAQVHALAVATALDGDVFVANALVAMYGGFGMVDEARRMFDESGGAISKERNAVSWNGMMSAYVKNDRCGDAIGVFREMVWSGARPNEFGFSCVVNACTGARDSEAGRQVHAMVVRMGYDEDVFTANALVDMYSKLGDIDTAAVVFEKMPAVDVVSWNAFISGCVIHGHDHRALELLIQMKSSGLVPNVYTLSTILKACAGAGAFNLGRQIHGFMIKADAVSDEFIGVGLVDMYAKDGFLDDARKVFNFMPQKNLILWNALISGCSHDGQCGEALSLFRRMRMEGLDLDVNRTTLAAVLKSTASLEAISHTRQVHALAEKIGLLSDSHVINGLIDSYWKCDCLNDAVRVFEESCPDDIISSTSMITALSQSDHGEDAIKLFVQMLRKGLEPDSFVLSSLLNACASLSAYEQGKQVHAHLIKRQFTSDVFAGNALVYTYAKCGSIEDADMAFSGLPERGVVSWSAMIGGLAQHGQGKRSLELFHRMLDEGVAPNHITLTSVLSACNHAGLVDEAKKYFESMKEMFGIDRTEEHYSCMIDLLGRAGKLEDAMELVNNMPFEANAAVWGALLGASRVHQDPELGRLAAEKLFTLEPEKSGTHVLLANTYASAGMWDEVAKVRKLMKESNLKKEPAMSWVEMKDKVHTFIVGDKSHPKAKEIYGKLDELGDLMNKAGYVPNVEVDLHDVDKSEKELLLSHHSERLAVAFALISTPAGAPIRVKKNLRICRDCHVAFKFISKIVSREIIIRDINRFHHFRDGTCSCGDYW, encoded by the coding sequence ATGCGGACGCCGGAGACCATCGGCCCGCTCCTCGCCCGCTACGGTGCGTCGCGGTCGCTGCTCGCGGGGGCGCACCTCCACTCCCACCTCCTCAAGTCtggcctcctcgccgcctgcCGCAACCACCTCATCTCGTTCTACTCCCGATGCCGCCttccgcgcgccgcgcgcgcggtgtTCGACGAAATCCCGGACCCGTGCCATGTCTCCTGGTCCTCGCTCGTCACCGCCTACTCCAACAACTCCATGCCCCGGGAGGCGCTCGGGGCGTTCCGGGCCATGCGCAGCCGCGGCGTCCGGTGCAACGAGTTCGCGCTCCCCGTCGTGCTCAAGTGCGCGCCGGACGCCAGGCTCGGCGCGCAGGTGCACGCGCTGGCGGTGGCCACGGCGCTCGACGGGGACGTCTTCGTCGCCAACGCGCTCGTGGCCATGTACGGCGGGTTCGGCATGGTGGACGAGGCCAGGAGGATGTTCGACGAGTCTGGTGGCGCCATCAGCAAGGAGAGGAACGCTGTCTCTTGGAACGGCATGATGTCGGCGTACGTCAAGAACGACCGGTGTGGGGACGCCATCGGGGTGTTCCGTGAGATGGTGTGGAGCGGGGCGCGGCCGAACGAGTTTGGGTTCTCCTGCGTCGTGAATGCGTGCACGGGGGCCAGGGATTCGGAAGCCGGGAGGCAGGTGCACGCCATGGTGGTGAGGATGGGTTATGACGAGGATGTGTTCACAGCAAATGCGCTGGTCGACATGTACTCGAAGCTGGGGGACATTGATACGGCAGCGGTGGTTTTTGAGAAGATGCCTGCAGTGGATGTTGTCTCGTGGAATGCTTTTATTTCCGGATGTGTGATTCATGGCCATGATCATCGTGCACTGGAGTTGCTGATCCAGATGAAGTCTTCGGGGCTGGTGCCCAATGTGTATACATTGTCTACTATCCTGAAGGCttgtgctggtgctggtgcatTCAATTTGGGCCGGCAAATTCATGGGTTTATGATCAAGGCCGATGCAGTTTCAGATGAATTCATCGGTGTTGGTCTTGTCGATATGTATGCAAAGGATGGGTTTTTGGATGATGCAAGGAAGGTGTTCAATTTCATGCCCCAAAAGAATTTGATTTTGTGGAATGCACTGATCTCAGGTTGCTCTCATGATGGACAATGTGGCGAGGCGCTGTCACTCTTTCGCAGGATGAGAATGGAGGGGCTTGACCTTGATGTCAATAGGACAACACTGGCTGCTGTTCTCAAGTCAACAGCGAGCTTGGAGGCAATCAGTCACACAAGACAGGTCCATGCTCTTGCAGAGAAGATAGGGCTCCTATCTGACTCTCATGTCATCAATGGGCTTATTGATTCATACTGGAAGTGTGACTGCCTCAATGACGCAGTTAGGGTTTTTGAAGAAAGCTGTCCTGATGACATCATATCTTCTACATCCATGATAACAGCACTCTCACAGTCTGACCATGGTGAGGATGCAATAAAGCTGTTTGTGCAGATGCTAAGGAAAGGGCTTGAGCCTGATTCTTTTGTACTAAGTAGCCTCCTGAATGCTTGTGCTAGTCTGTCGGCCTATGAACAAGGAAAGCAAGTGCATGCTCATCTGATCAAGAGGCAGTTCACGTCAGATGTGTTTGCAGGGAATGCTCTTGTGTACACCTATGCAAAATGTGGGAGCATAGAGGATGCAGACATGGCCTTCTCTGGCCTACCAGAGAGGGGAGTTGTCTCATGGTCTGCAATGATCGGAGGGCTCGCGCAGCATGGACAAGGGAAGAGATCGTTGGAATTGTTCCATAGAATGCTTGATGAGGGCGTTGCCCCAAACCACATCACTTTGACCAGTGTTCTCTCTGCTTGTAACCATGCAGGGCTTGTTGATGAGGCCAAGAAATACTTTGAGTCAATGAAGGAGATGTTTGGAATTGACAGGACCGAGGAGCATTACTCGTGCATGATTGATCTTCTTGGCCGTGCAGGGAAATTAGAGGATGCGATGGAGCTTGTCAACAACATGCCATTCGAAGCTAATGCTGCAGTTTGGGGTGCACTCTTAGGAGCCTCAAGAGTTCACCAAGATCCCGAGCTGGGAAGGTTAGCAGCTGAAAAGCTCTTCACTCTAGAGCCAGAGAAGTCTGGCACACATGTCCTGCTTGCAAACACTTATGCTTCAGCAGGCATGTGGGATGAGGTGGCTAAGGTGCGGAAGCTAATGAAAGAAAGTAACCTCAAGAAGGAGCCTGCTATGAGCTGGGTTGAGATGAAGGACAAGGTGCATACTTTCATTGTCGGTGACAAGAGCCATCCAAAGGCAAAGGAGATATATGGTAAGCTAGATGAACTGGGAGATCTGATGAACAAAGCTGGTTATGTTCCAAATGTGGAGGTCGATCTGCATGACGTAGACAAAAGCGAAAAGGAACTGCTGCTTTCTCACCACAGCGAGAGGTTGGCTGTCGCTTTTGCATTGATCAGCACTCCAGCTGGAGCCCCAATCAGAGTCAAGAAGAATCTGCGCATATGCAGAGATTGCCATGTTGCCTTCAAGTTCATTTCAAAGATCGTATCAAGGGAGATTATCATCAGAGATATCAATCGGTTCCATCATTTCAGAGACGGGACATGTTCTTGCGGTGATTATTGGTGA
- the LOC101764373 gene encoding uncharacterized protein LOC101764373, which yields MGYSTRPPPAASFAFLLALLFFSPVASAGQPKGVCVSPGGRFPAFSSEGKPPGRAPKGRRDLALCRIFRQNTCCDVTQTFPALVSVRNLALTGEGGQECIHLWELLECSICDPRVGVRPGPPVVCASFCDMVFKACSESYFSVDMKTQALSPCGLGDILCGKAHKWVSNGTELCHLAGFSVQVSETNSGLVDDTFCYGGKASLDSISDSWTSSKDRPTLSGVASWNVQDFQRWARDMPVGERISWAIGGMVLTAGLIFISKRKSYSHRQKQAAIVRNIRLRRLDSRANPQQTKQS from the exons ATGGGGTATTCGACGCGCCCGCCACCCGCGGCCAGCTTCGCCTTCCTCCTGGCGCTGCTCTTCTTCTCGCCGGTCGCGTCAGCTG GACAACCAAAAGGTGTATGTGTTTCACCTGGTGGACGATTTCCTGCCTTTTCATCTGAAGGCAAGCCTCCTGGAAGGGCACCGAAGGGGCGCAGAGATCTAGCACTGTGTAGGATATTCCGTCAGAATACATGTTGCGATGTGACTCAGACATTTCCTGCTCTGGTCTCTGTGAGGAACCTTGCATTAACTGGTGAAGGCGGTCAAGAATGTATCCATTTGTGGGAATTGCTTGAATGCTCAATATGTGATCCACGCGTGGGTGTCAGGCCTGGACCTCCTGTTGTATGTGCGTCATTCTGTGATATGGTCTTCAAAGCTTGTTCAGAATCGTACTTCTCCGTGGATATGAAAACACAG GCCTTATCTCCTTGTGGTTTAGGTGACATCCTTTGTGGCAAAGCACATAAATGGGTTTCTAATGGCACAGAGTTATGTCATCTTGCTGGTTTCTCTGTGCAAGTTTCTGAGACCAACTCTGGTTTAGTTGATGACACTTTCTGCTATGGTGGTAAAGCGAGTTTGGATTCCATCTCTGATTCATGGACTTCTTCAAAAGACCGTCCAACATTAAGCGGTGTGGCTTCTTGGAATGTTCAAGATTTCCAGAGATGGGCAAGAGATATGCCTGTCGGTGAAAGAATTTCATGGGCAATTGGAGGAATGGTCCTCACCGCGGGCCTCATTTTTATCAG CAAAAGGAAAAGCTACAGTCATCGCCAGAAGCAAGCTGCTATTGTTCGCAATATCAGATTGAGAAGGCTGGATTCAAGAGCCAACCCACAGCAAACGAAGCAAAGCTAG